A single Cellulomonas sp. SLBN-39 DNA region contains:
- a CDS encoding DivIVA domain-containing protein has translation MALLTADDVLNKKFQATKFREGYDQDEVDDFLDEVVNTLRDLQGENDDLKTKLAAAERRIAELSRAGAQQQAPAPKPEPAPVPEPQPVPVPAMQAPAPVVQAPVQVGGPGRGNEPESATGMLALAQKLHDDYVRSGQEESDRLVNEAKSRANRIVREAEETSQRTLGQLEQERSLLERKIDELRVFERDYRTRLKSYLENLLGDLENRGNALPPRAGQVPENQTI, from the coding sequence ATGGCACTGCTGACCGCAGACGACGTCCTGAACAAGAAGTTCCAGGCGACCAAGTTCCGCGAGGGGTACGACCAGGACGAGGTCGACGACTTCCTGGACGAGGTCGTCAACACCCTGCGCGACCTGCAGGGCGAGAACGACGACCTCAAGACGAAGCTCGCTGCGGCGGAGCGGCGCATCGCCGAGCTCAGCCGGGCCGGTGCCCAGCAGCAGGCGCCCGCGCCGAAGCCGGAGCCCGCCCCGGTGCCCGAGCCGCAGCCGGTGCCGGTGCCGGCCATGCAGGCCCCCGCCCCCGTCGTGCAGGCCCCGGTCCAGGTCGGTGGGCCCGGCCGCGGCAACGAGCCCGAGTCGGCGACGGGCATGCTCGCGCTGGCGCAGAAGCTGCACGACGACTACGTGCGCAGCGGCCAGGAGGAGTCCGACCGCCTCGTCAACGAGGCCAAGTCCCGTGCCAACCGCATCGTGCGCGAGGCCGAGGAGACGTCGCAGCGCACGCTCGGCCAGCTCGAGCAGGAGCGGTCGCTCCTCGAGCGCAAGATCGACGAGCTGCGGGTCTTCGAGCGCGACTACCGCACGCGCCTGAAGAGCTACCTGGAGAATCTGCTCGGCGACCTGGAGAACCGCGGCAACGCGCTGCC
- a CDS encoding YggT family protein: MGFVFSLLYLLVLIFFLLLLVRLVLDWVQVFARDWRPSGVVLVVAEATYTVTDPPLRALRRVLPPIGIGSIRFDLAFLVLALGCSLLLSVLATLAR; the protein is encoded by the coding sequence GTGGGCTTCGTCTTCTCCCTGCTGTACCTGCTCGTCCTGATCTTCTTCCTGCTCCTCCTGGTCAGGCTCGTGCTGGACTGGGTGCAGGTGTTCGCGCGCGACTGGCGCCCCAGCGGCGTGGTCCTCGTGGTGGCCGAGGCCACGTACACGGTGACCGACCCGCCGCTGCGGGCGCTGCGTCGGGTCCTGCCGCCCATCGGGATCGGCTCGATCCGCTTCGACCTGGCCTTCCTGGTCCTCGCGCTCGGGTGCTCGCTCCTGCTCTCGGTCCTCGCCACGCTCGCCCGGTAG
- a CDS encoding cell division protein SepF, with protein MAGALRKTMLYLGLADDRAEHDEYLDEYEETEAIVPEESYEAQVTPLHRTPRVAAVAPVTTGDASDLRRITTIHPRSYNDARKIGEAFRQGTPVIMNLTDMDDADAKRLVDFSAGLIFGLHGAIERVTSKVFLLSPAHVEVAGDRPAPEPATRSGFYNQS; from the coding sequence ATGGCCGGAGCGCTGCGCAAGACGATGCTGTACCTCGGTCTGGCCGACGACCGGGCCGAGCACGACGAGTACCTGGACGAGTACGAGGAGACGGAGGCGATCGTGCCCGAGGAGTCGTACGAGGCCCAGGTGACCCCGCTGCACCGCACGCCGCGCGTGGCGGCCGTGGCGCCGGTCACGACCGGTGACGCGAGCGACCTGCGGCGCATCACGACGATCCACCCGCGCTCGTACAACGACGCGCGCAAGATCGGCGAGGCGTTCCGCCAGGGCACGCCCGTCATCATGAACCTCACGGACATGGACGACGCGGACGCCAAGCGTCTGGTCGACTTCTCCGCCGGGCTGATCTTCGGCCTGCACGGGGCGATCGAGCGGGTGACGAGCAAGGTGTTCCTGCTCTCGCCCGCGCACGTCGAGGTCGCCGGCGACCGCCCGGCGCCCGAGCCCGCGACCCGCTCCGGCTTCTACAACCAGAGCTGA
- the pgeF gene encoding peptidoglycan editing factor PgeF: protein MSIGFAPVDLGPGVLAGFTDRRGGVSRGPWAGLDLGTAVGDDPDDVARNRLLLAERVGAVVTFATQVHGARVVTVGGAGGPHGLPGGPDVGEADALVTTTPGVAVGVYVADCLPVLLADAGAGVVAAVHAGRPGLLAGVVEAAVDAAFAAGARPDHLVAALGPCIAGRSYEVPEQMRADAARRVPAAASTTAWGTPAVDLRAGAEAVLRSRGVQILHKDDRDTFTDPDLYSHRRATTTPDPEVGARTGRLAGVVRLLPR, encoded by the coding sequence GTGAGCATCGGCTTCGCGCCGGTCGACCTCGGCCCCGGGGTGCTCGCGGGCTTCACGGACCGGCGCGGCGGCGTCAGCCGCGGCCCGTGGGCCGGTCTCGACCTCGGGACGGCCGTGGGCGACGACCCCGACGACGTCGCCCGCAACCGGCTGCTGCTGGCCGAGCGCGTCGGGGCCGTCGTGACCTTCGCCACGCAGGTGCACGGGGCGCGGGTCGTCACGGTCGGTGGCGCCGGCGGGCCGCACGGCCTGCCCGGCGGCCCGGACGTCGGCGAGGCGGACGCGCTCGTGACCACGACCCCCGGCGTCGCGGTGGGGGTCTACGTCGCGGACTGCCTCCCCGTGCTGCTCGCGGACGCCGGTGCCGGGGTCGTCGCGGCCGTGCACGCGGGCCGGCCCGGGCTGCTCGCGGGTGTGGTCGAGGCCGCCGTCGACGCGGCCTTCGCCGCCGGTGCGCGGCCCGACCACCTCGTGGCCGCGCTCGGCCCGTGCATCGCGGGGCGGTCCTACGAGGTGCCCGAGCAGATGCGGGCCGACGCCGCACGCCGGGTCCCGGCCGCGGCGTCGACGACGGCGTGGGGGACGCCGGCGGTCGACCTGCGTGCCGGTGCGGAGGCCGTCCTGCGCTCACGCGGTGTGCAGATCCTGCACAAGGACGACCGGGACACCTTCACCGATCCCGACCTCTACTCCCACCGGCGCGCCACGACCACGCCCGACCCGGAGGTCGGGGCCCGCACGGGACGCCTCGCGGGCGTCGTCCGGCTGCTCCCGCGCTGA